In Pseudobacter ginsenosidimutans, the following are encoded in one genomic region:
- a CDS encoding OmpA family protein: MKKLILLCVFIAPFVSQAQLGGLVNKAKNKIKEKLDNKVDREIDKSLDPPKEKTKEEENKTSGEENKPGGTEARSPIAAYSRYDFIPGEKVLYAEDLAQDNIGELPLGWNTRGKGEVVTLENFPGKWMRMFTGATYLFGNNKPFGENFTVEFDLIVDGTAPQGTRFLPGFKFGMFSSGTKKATDKSLWSESEWMDKNVLSITTKPNLDLISKAELYSREKGSQSFSSGNTDFAAFSKSYFKPAHYAIQVQKSRVRVWIDGNKVFDIPEVVGSSIPFNNLVFGVSDYVFYNESNFGIYISNIKVATGVPDTRHKLLDEGKFSTTGILFDLNSASIKPESNSVLKEIGNLMKENKDLRVKIIGHTSSDGDDAANLELSKKRAAAIKDALVKDHKIEEERLQAEGKGETQPVGDNKTKEGQAQNRRVEFIKL, from the coding sequence ATGAAAAAGCTCATTCTGTTATGTGTGTTCATTGCACCCTTCGTTTCACAGGCTCAGTTGGGTGGTTTGGTTAATAAAGCCAAAAACAAGATAAAGGAAAAACTGGACAATAAAGTAGACAGGGAAATCGACAAATCTCTCGATCCACCCAAAGAAAAAACAAAAGAAGAAGAAAATAAGACAAGCGGGGAAGAAAACAAACCGGGCGGGACCGAAGCCAGAAGCCCCATTGCCGCTTACTCACGCTATGATTTTATTCCGGGTGAAAAGGTATTGTATGCTGAAGATCTCGCACAGGACAATATCGGAGAACTGCCACTGGGCTGGAATACCAGGGGAAAAGGGGAAGTAGTGACGCTGGAAAATTTTCCTGGTAAATGGATGCGCATGTTCACCGGAGCTACTTATCTATTCGGTAACAACAAACCTTTCGGTGAGAATTTCACCGTAGAGTTCGACCTGATCGTTGATGGCACAGCGCCACAGGGAACGCGCTTCTTACCGGGCTTCAAATTCGGCATGTTCAGCAGCGGCACCAAAAAAGCAACTGATAAATCATTGTGGTCGGAGTCTGAGTGGATGGATAAAAATGTACTGAGTATCACCACCAAACCTAATCTGGACCTCATCTCCAAGGCCGAACTCTATTCCCGCGAAAAAGGCAGCCAGAGTTTCAGCAGCGGCAATACAGACTTTGCTGCATTCAGCAAATCTTATTTCAAACCTGCACACTATGCCATCCAGGTACAGAAAAGCCGCGTACGTGTTTGGATAGATGGCAACAAGGTTTTCGATATTCCTGAAGTGGTTGGTTCTTCCATTCCTTTCAACAACCTGGTATTCGGAGTGTCCGATTATGTTTTTTACAACGAAAGCAATTTCGGGATCTATATCTCCAACATCAAGGTAGCCACAGGCGTTCCGGATACAAGACATAAACTGCTGGATGAAGGGAAATTCTCTACAACGGGAATCCTCTTCGATCTCAACAGCGCCAGTATCAAACCCGAATCCAATAGTGTGCTGAAAGAGATCGGCAACCTGATGAAAGAGAATAAAGATCTCAGAGTAAAGATCATTGGTCACACCAGCAGCGATGGCGATGATGCGGCCAACCTGGAGCTTTCCAAAAAACGGGCAGCAGCCATCAAAGACGCACTGGTAAAGGATCATAAGATCGAAGAAGAAAGGCTGCAGGCCGAAGGAAAAGGAGAAACACAACCTGTTGGCGACAACAAAACAAAAGAAGGACAGGCACAGAACCGCCGTGTGGAATTCATCAAATTGTAA
- a CDS encoding tetratricopeptide repeat protein, with product MKFIAMLALVLLTGSAFAQENMSEKELEELIRRAEKMAEKAKSDPRMKKAMQEEEKAENKPKKFPTRDNAALAALPARPMSNGSMSSYLQNLYTAYKTKMPVGAIQAAQKATESLGGNADKIGVAGVSAWYNGAQEQGILMLLQAGAKKPEDPLLLNNLGALLNAGGAARHALPVLQTLVNRYPENPMLLNNLGQAYAGVGQLDTAMKYFARVFKKSPQHPEARNTAGQIEKQRGRTAEAVKHFQESLKGAHNLEALQGLDECTGGNYYAKLPPIGSPIDLPYFNEFKYKLPKQCSGPADAPYIKQEHDDFRQFVGNLSAAYNNLAAAERRKGEELLSKESEKLNRTVLNALKTGVTLSTPPSIGSPVNIAAARKMMDIGMRLATVDLPDHGRRMDKLDSAYHRLIREYREKSEKIAEEYAQKKSQYDCGEGRGADCAAIERLSKEECQKQVALGNAAQGAISAAKMDYQNEHLRFIRWQFNYSAFYGYLSGFNEHLARAAFYDACSKYLTELERLAYDPFVCAGGRCDDERTEAYAKDESDNTKEMECPIDIDIKFIIGKIKLNCEKFEFTAGEGLVFTATKSFVGSKQTTMSLGAGLQFQGSKEWGIFSGEVSGSATQSFYIVWDKDDKIIDAGIAVKAEGSIKGEAKVELPGGIGKDQLPQKEIKVEGEFGYTLGVNSGWTFADGSLSRIANAVGVFK from the coding sequence ATGAAGTTTATTGCAATGCTGGCATTGGTGCTGCTTACGGGCAGCGCTTTTGCCCAGGAAAATATGTCTGAAAAGGAACTGGAAGAACTGATCCGCCGTGCCGAAAAAATGGCAGAAAAGGCGAAGTCGGACCCGAGGATGAAAAAGGCGATGCAAGAAGAGGAGAAAGCGGAGAACAAGCCGAAGAAATTTCCAACCCGCGATAATGCAGCATTGGCCGCGCTGCCTGCCAGACCGATGAGCAATGGCAGTATGAGCTCTTACCTGCAAAATCTTTACACTGCTTATAAAACAAAAATGCCAGTCGGCGCCATCCAGGCTGCTCAGAAAGCAACGGAATCGCTCGGCGGCAATGCAGACAAGATAGGTGTGGCGGGCGTTTCGGCCTGGTACAACGGCGCTCAGGAACAGGGCATTCTCATGCTCCTGCAGGCTGGCGCCAAAAAGCCGGAAGATCCATTATTGCTCAATAACCTCGGTGCACTGCTCAATGCAGGCGGCGCTGCCAGGCATGCCCTGCCGGTCCTGCAAACACTGGTGAACAGGTATCCCGAGAACCCGATGCTGCTGAATAATCTCGGTCAGGCATATGCGGGAGTAGGACAGCTGGACACGGCAATGAAATATTTCGCACGAGTATTTAAAAAATCCCCACAACATCCGGAAGCCCGCAATACGGCTGGTCAGATAGAGAAGCAACGTGGTCGCACAGCCGAAGCTGTCAAACATTTCCAGGAATCTCTCAAAGGCGCTCATAACCTGGAAGCCCTGCAGGGACTTGATGAATGCACGGGTGGGAATTATTACGCCAAACTGCCGCCCATCGGCTCTCCCATCGATCTTCCTTACTTCAATGAATTTAAATACAAACTTCCCAAACAATGCTCCGGTCCGGCTGACGCGCCTTATATCAAACAGGAGCATGATGATTTCAGGCAGTTCGTAGGCAACCTCTCGGCAGCCTACAATAATCTCGCCGCCGCAGAAAGAAGAAAAGGAGAAGAACTGCTCAGCAAGGAAAGTGAAAAACTGAACAGGACTGTATTGAATGCCCTCAAAACAGGCGTTACACTCAGCACTCCTCCATCGATCGGAAGCCCGGTGAATATTGCTGCTGCAAGAAAAATGATGGATATCGGCATGCGTCTCGCTACCGTGGATCTGCCTGATCACGGCAGGCGCATGGATAAACTCGACTCCGCTTACCACCGCCTCATCAGGGAGTACAGGGAAAAAAGTGAAAAGATCGCAGAAGAGTATGCTCAGAAGAAAAGCCAGTATGATTGCGGTGAAGGCCGTGGTGCCGACTGCGCCGCCATCGAGAGGCTCAGCAAAGAAGAATGCCAGAAACAGGTAGCTCTCGGCAATGCCGCACAGGGCGCCATCTCTGCCGCCAAAATGGATTACCAGAACGAACATCTCCGCTTCATCCGCTGGCAGTTCAACTACAGCGCCTTTTATGGATACCTCTCAGGCTTCAATGAACACCTGGCACGCGCCGCCTTCTATGATGCCTGCAGCAAGTATCTCACAGAACTGGAAAGGCTGGCATATGATCCATTCGTTTGCGCCGGTGGCCGTTGTGACGATGAAAGAACTGAAGCATATGCCAAAGATGAATCGGATAATACCAAAGAAATGGAATGTCCCATCGATATCGATATCAAATTCATCATCGGTAAGATCAAACTCAATTGCGAAAAATTTGAATTCACTGCGGGAGAAGGACTGGTATTCACTGCCACCAAAAGCTTCGTGGGCAGCAAACAAACCACCATGAGCCTCGGCGCCGGACTGCAATTCCAGGGATCAAAAGAATGGGGCATCTTCTCCGGTGAAGTCAGCGGCAGCGCCACACAATCATTTTACATCGTATGGGATAAAGACGACAAGATCATCGATGCGGGCATCGCCGTGAAAGCGGAAGGCTCCATCAAAGGCGAAGCAAAAGTGGAACTGCCTGGCGGCATCGGCAAAGACCAACTGCCCCAAAAAGAAATCAAAGTAGAAGGCGAATTCGGTTATACTCTCGGAGTCAACTCCGGCTGGACCTTTGCTGACGGCAGCCTCAGCAGGATCGCAAACGCTGTCGGCGTGTTTAAATAA